The Streptomyces phaeolivaceus genome has a window encoding:
- a CDS encoding substrate-binding domain-containing protein has product MRRIAGIVLAVLLIGGVVAAVVAGRETGDTGTATKTVRGVIGSEKAEFFADPKVVKALAAKGYTVKTETSGSWAMDGLDLRGYDFAFPSSKAPADELAAKYNVREPLPRPFYSPLVVVAHRGAAEVLRQSGLATLDKNRGVLDMGAYLKAAEAGRTWQDLKGAEKYGELMGLLYIATTDPTTSNSGALYLAATSNVANGGRVVASKTDLDRTAPLMHELISVQGAQQPSTDAAFRDFVSGVGNPLVLVYESQVAALLTEGQSIDDLVVLYPDTTVFSDHTVVPVTEEGRALGELLSTDPTLRELAARHGFRPQGAATEFTSATADHTTYLMQRLTVRQAPVPTSEVLHEMARRARGQ; this is encoded by the coding sequence GTGAGACGAATCGCAGGAATCGTCCTCGCGGTCCTGCTGATCGGCGGCGTGGTGGCAGCCGTCGTGGCAGGCCGGGAAACCGGGGACACGGGCACGGCAACGAAGACCGTGCGAGGCGTGATCGGGTCGGAGAAGGCGGAGTTCTTCGCCGACCCGAAGGTGGTGAAGGCCCTGGCCGCCAAGGGCTACACCGTGAAGACGGAGACATCGGGATCCTGGGCCATGGACGGCCTGGACCTGCGGGGGTACGACTTCGCGTTCCCGTCCAGCAAGGCACCCGCCGACGAGCTGGCCGCGAAGTACAACGTGCGCGAGCCGCTCCCCCGCCCCTTCTACTCGCCGCTCGTCGTGGTCGCCCACCGAGGCGCCGCCGAGGTGCTGCGGCAGAGCGGGCTCGCCACGCTCGACAAGAACCGGGGCGTCCTCGACATGGGCGCGTATCTCAAGGCCGCCGAGGCCGGCCGGACGTGGCAGGACCTCAAGGGGGCGGAGAAGTACGGGGAGTTGATGGGGCTCCTCTACATCGCCACCACCGACCCGACCACCTCCAACTCGGGCGCGCTCTACCTCGCCGCCACCTCCAACGTCGCCAACGGCGGCCGGGTGGTCGCGAGCAAGACGGATCTGGACAGGACCGCGCCGCTGATGCACGAACTGATCAGTGTCCAGGGCGCCCAGCAGCCCAGCACCGACGCGGCCTTCCGCGACTTCGTCAGCGGGGTCGGCAATCCGCTCGTACTGGTCTACGAGTCGCAGGTCGCCGCGCTGCTCACGGAGGGCCAGAGCATCGACGACCTGGTCGTCCTCTACCCGGACACCACCGTCTTCAGCGACCACACCGTCGTCCCGGTCACCGAGGAGGGCCGTGCGCTCGGCGAACTCCTCTCCACCGACCCGACGTTGCGCGAACTGGCCGCCCGGCACGGCTTCCGGCCGCAGGGCGCGGCCACCGAGTTCACCTCGGCGACCGCCGACCACACCACCTACCTCATGCAGAGGCTGACCGTCCGGCAGGCGCCCGTGCCCACCTCCGAGGTGCTGCACGAGATGGCGCGCCGCGCCCGGGGCCAGTAG
- a CDS encoding PP2C family serine/threonine-protein phosphatase — translation MTAAPPWRIHGLSVEGYRHRRQGLPCQDACAAAATPLVAVLAVADGAGSRPRSEEGARLAVRLASDHFVRRAEAAVEVGPGEAVHELLRDALHDVTTDFLDRTGADAQDFATTLTVVVLAPGWLGHLTVGDGLVVVRAGTEDGERQFHLLPQAPAASEYSNETVFLTSPDVARWTRTECVADDGVDGVLLSTDGLAQAMVNRSADGAPSPNASFADAVFRSLDTAADDDRDSNLAALLRSDRLTALNADDKTLLRAVRTDRR, via the coding sequence ATGACCGCCGCCCCGCCCTGGCGGATCCACGGGCTGAGCGTCGAGGGCTACCGCCACCGGCGCCAGGGCCTGCCCTGCCAGGACGCGTGCGCCGCCGCCGCGACGCCCCTGGTCGCCGTCCTCGCCGTCGCCGACGGGGCCGGCAGCCGGCCCCGCTCGGAGGAGGGAGCGCGGCTCGCGGTGCGACTGGCCTCCGACCACTTCGTACGGCGGGCCGAGGCGGCTGTGGAGGTGGGGCCGGGGGAGGCCGTGCACGAACTGCTGCGGGACGCGCTGCACGACGTGACCACGGACTTCCTCGACCGGACCGGCGCCGACGCGCAGGACTTCGCCACGACGCTCACGGTGGTGGTGCTCGCGCCCGGCTGGCTCGGGCACCTCACCGTCGGGGACGGGCTCGTCGTCGTACGGGCCGGGACGGAGGACGGGGAACGGCAGTTCCATCTGCTGCCGCAGGCCCCCGCGGCGAGCGAGTACAGCAACGAGACGGTGTTCCTGACCTCGCCGGACGTGGCGCGCTGGACCCGTACCGAGTGTGTCGCGGACGACGGGGTGGACGGGGTGCTGCTGTCCACGGACGGGCTGGCCCAGGCCATGGTCAACCGGTCGGCGGACGGCGCCCCGTCCCCGAACGCCTCGTTCGCCGACGCCGTGTTCCGCTCCCTGGACACCGCCGCCGACGACGACCGCGACTCCAACCTGGCCGCCCTGCTGCGCTCCGACCGGCTCACCGCGCTCAACGCCGACGACAAGACCCTGCTGCGCGCCGTCCGCACGGACCGGCGATGA
- a CDS encoding pyridoxal phosphate-dependent aminotransferase, with protein MQVIQSTKLANVCYEIRGPVLEEAMRLEAAGHRILKLNTGNPAAFGFECPPEILEDILRNVSSAHGYGDAKGLLAARRAVVMHNQTLGIETDVEHVFIGNGVSELIVMAMQGLLDDGDEVLVPSPDYPLWTAAVSLSGGTAVHYRCDEQSDWMPDLADVERKVTDRTKAIVIINPNNPTGAVYDEAMLRGLTDIARRHNLLVCSDEIYDKILYDGATHTPTASVAPDLLTLTFNGMSKAYRVAGYRVGWVAISGPRAHADSYIEGLTILANMRLCANMPGQHGVVAALSGRQTINELVLPGGRLKEQRDVAYELLTQIPGVSCVKPKGALYLFPRLDPNVFKIKDDRRMVLDLLRQEKIMVVQGTGFNWAEPDHFRVVTLPTVGDLRSAITRIGNFLDGYGQA; from the coding sequence ATGCAGGTGATCCAGTCGACCAAGCTCGCCAACGTCTGTTACGAGATCCGGGGCCCGGTTCTTGAGGAGGCGATGCGCCTGGAGGCGGCCGGGCACCGCATCCTCAAGCTCAACACCGGCAACCCGGCGGCGTTCGGCTTCGAGTGCCCGCCCGAGATCCTGGAGGACATCCTCCGGAACGTCTCCAGCGCCCATGGCTACGGCGACGCGAAGGGCCTGCTGGCCGCCCGCCGCGCGGTGGTCATGCACAACCAGACCCTCGGCATCGAGACGGACGTCGAGCACGTCTTCATCGGCAACGGCGTCTCCGAGCTGATCGTCATGGCCATGCAGGGCCTGCTCGACGACGGCGACGAGGTGCTCGTACCGTCCCCGGACTACCCCCTGTGGACCGCGGCCGTCTCCCTGTCCGGCGGCACCGCCGTCCACTACCGCTGCGACGAGCAGTCCGACTGGATGCCCGACCTCGCGGACGTCGAGCGGAAGGTCACCGACCGCACCAAGGCGATCGTCATCATCAACCCGAACAACCCCACGGGCGCGGTGTACGACGAGGCGATGCTGCGCGGTCTGACGGACATCGCGCGCCGCCACAATCTGCTGGTCTGCTCGGACGAGATCTACGACAAGATCCTCTACGACGGCGCCACCCACACCCCGACCGCCTCGGTCGCCCCCGATCTGCTGACCCTCACCTTCAACGGCATGTCCAAGGCGTACCGGGTGGCCGGCTACCGGGTGGGCTGGGTCGCGATCTCCGGGCCGCGCGCGCACGCCGACTCCTATATCGAGGGCCTGACGATCCTCGCGAACATGCGGCTGTGCGCGAACATGCCGGGGCAGCACGGGGTGGTCGCCGCGCTCAGCGGGCGCCAGACGATCAACGAGCTGGTGCTGCCGGGTGGGCGGCTGAAGGAACAGCGGGACGTCGCGTACGAGCTGCTCACGCAGATCCCGGGCGTCTCGTGCGTGAAGCCGAAGGGGGCGCTGTATCTCTTCCCGCGCCTCGATCCGAACGTGTTCAAGATCAAGGACGACCGTCGGATGGTCCTCGATCTGCTCCGGCAGGAGAAGATCATGGTCGTCCAGGGCACCGGGTTCAACTGGGCCGAGCCCGATCACTTCCGGGTCGTCACCCTGCCGACCGTGGGCGATCTACGGTCCGCGATCACCCGGATCGGGAACTTCCTGGATGGATACGGGCAAGCGTAG
- a CDS encoding SCO4983 family protein gives MYEPIRTKSVHTMAGTTSSDFPHRSREEELDIQLAGHLAALLAATDELRALSPSADLDMAAEALAARVAWLRGGPAPVRSVSVSVSDGGASGADDIAGLHRRAHTLAGRALVVAASRADTASAILAAERMDAHAGVPLSA, from the coding sequence ATGTACGAGCCGATCCGCACCAAGTCGGTCCACACGATGGCCGGCACGACCTCCTCCGATTTCCCTCACCGCTCGCGCGAGGAAGAGCTGGACATCCAGCTCGCGGGCCATCTGGCGGCGCTGCTGGCCGCCACCGACGAACTCCGCGCGCTGTCCCCCTCCGCCGACCTCGACATGGCCGCGGAGGCGCTGGCCGCGCGGGTGGCGTGGCTGCGGGGCGGACCGGCTCCCGTACGGTCCGTCTCCGTCTCCGTCTCCGACGGGGGCGCCTCCGGCGCGGACGACATCGCCGGTCTGCACCGGCGGGCGCACACGCTCGCCGGGCGCGCGCTCGTCGTCGCCGCGTCCCGGGCGGACACGGCGTCCGCGATCCTGGCGGCCGAGCGGATGGACGCGCACGCGGGTGTGCCGTTGAGCGCCTGA
- a CDS encoding substrate-binding and vWA domain-containing protein, with protein MRVRTTVGIALTAVAALLATACTAADQGSSPDPAEATKYIPGTLRVLASSELADMKPVLEQVEKDTGIKVRPTYMGTLDAVDLLTEWRTKGSYDAVWLSSNDYLRLRPDAAKEVVSETPVMSSPVAIGVRNETVRKLGWKPETVTWSDIERAVADGKLTYGMTDPSRSNSGFSTLVSVASGLSQAQSALTDADVARATPRLKEFFAGQKLTSGSSGWLAAAYDRRGDVDALLNYESVLKGKKGLTVIRPRDGVVTADYPLSSLASTSKEVRDDVRRLGEALRTPDIQRLITEKTLRRPVVASVPPAAGLDTTRRRELPFPGTRSVADGLLDAYENELRRPSRTVYVLDTSGSMEGDRLARLKSSLTELTGDFRDREEVTLMPFGSTVKSVRTHVVQPDDPRTGLDGIRADTEELSASGDTAIYTSLQKAYEHLGGADRDTFTSIVLMTDGENTEGASPADFDAFYGRLPAAEQRIPVFPILFGDSDKGELEHIADLTGGRLFDARQGSLDGAFEEIRGYQ; from the coding sequence ATGAGAGTACGTACGACGGTGGGGATCGCCCTGACAGCCGTGGCCGCGCTGTTGGCCACCGCCTGCACCGCCGCGGACCAGGGGTCGTCGCCCGATCCGGCCGAGGCGACCAAGTACATCCCCGGCACGCTCCGGGTCCTCGCCTCCAGTGAACTCGCCGATATGAAGCCGGTGTTGGAACAGGTGGAGAAGGACACCGGGATCAAGGTGCGGCCCACCTACATGGGCACGCTGGACGCGGTGGACCTGCTCACCGAGTGGCGGACGAAGGGCTCGTACGACGCGGTGTGGCTGTCCTCCAACGACTATCTGCGGCTCCGCCCCGACGCGGCCAAGGAGGTCGTGTCGGAGACGCCGGTGATGTCCAGCCCGGTCGCGATCGGCGTACGGAACGAGACCGTGCGGAAGCTGGGCTGGAAGCCGGAGACCGTCACCTGGTCCGACATCGAGCGGGCCGTGGCGGACGGGAAGCTGACCTACGGCATGACCGACCCGTCCCGCTCCAACTCCGGTTTCTCCACGCTCGTCTCGGTCGCGTCGGGGCTGTCCCAGGCCCAGTCCGCGCTCACGGACGCGGATGTGGCGCGGGCGACTCCCCGGCTGAAGGAGTTCTTCGCCGGGCAGAAGCTGACCTCGGGGTCGTCGGGCTGGCTGGCGGCGGCGTACGACCGGCGCGGAGACGTCGACGCGCTGCTCAACTACGAGTCGGTGCTGAAGGGGAAGAAGGGGCTGACGGTGATCCGGCCGCGCGACGGCGTCGTCACCGCCGACTATCCGCTCTCCTCACTGGCGTCGACGAGCAAGGAGGTCCGCGACGACGTCCGCCGGCTCGGCGAGGCGCTGCGCACCCCGGACATCCAGCGGCTGATCACCGAGAAGACGCTGCGCCGCCCGGTCGTCGCCTCCGTGCCGCCCGCGGCCGGCCTCGACACCACGCGCCGCCGTGAACTCCCCTTCCCCGGCACCCGTTCCGTCGCCGACGGACTGCTCGACGCGTACGAGAACGAGCTGCGCCGCCCGTCGCGGACCGTATACGTCCTGGACACCTCGGGCTCGATGGAGGGCGACCGGCTCGCCCGGCTGAAGTCCTCCCTCACCGAGCTGACCGGCGACTTCCGGGACCGCGAGGAGGTCACGCTGATGCCGTTCGGGTCGACCGTGAAGAGCGTACGGACGCATGTCGTCCAGCCCGACGACCCGCGGACCGGGCTCGACGGCATCCGCGCCGACACCGAGGAACTGTCCGCGAGCGGCGACACCGCCATCTACACCTCGCTGCAGAAGGCGTACGAGCACCTCGGCGGCGCCGACCGGGACACCTTCACCTCGATCGTGCTGATGACGGACGGCGAGAACACGGAGGGTGCGAGCCCTGCCGACTTCGACGCGTTCTACGGCCGGCTGCCCGCCGCCGAGCAGCGGATCCCCGTCTTCCCGATCCTCTTCGGCGACTCCGACAAGGGCGAGCTGGAGCACATCGCCGACCTGACCGGCGGCCGTCTCTTCGACGCCCGACAGGGCTCACTGGACGGCGCCTTCGAGGAGATCCGTGGCTACCAGTAG
- a CDS encoding toxic anion resistance protein has translation MSIENIDNSGSGDNSGGGGGSGGGDGAFTLTPPEPVAAVPREKAGGLVPVEESVRTDMARKAEEYVRGLAALDARSPEFAGRVGEITSLGAGEMRTAAAQSNRMLERTVRSLPGKGGDAQSQVAGSLVELRRVVEDLDPRDLPASKGRRFLSRLPGGNKLRDHVAKYASAQGTLNKIVGSLRGGQDELRRDNAALQTERVRLWETMGKLQEYVVLTESLDTAVEAHIRTYDDGLGGTDPQRGDTLRADVLFPVRQKHQDLLTQLAVCAQGYLAMDVVRRNNEELIKGVDRAATTTVSALRISVMLASALDNQKKVVDQVNALRGTTEDLIRGNAEMLSTQSGEIQRIAADPAVGAETLRSAFQQIYRTLDAIDTYKVRATETMAATVESLTSELQSATRYLERSRNQGALEGGGLA, from the coding sequence ATGAGCATCGAGAACATCGACAACAGCGGTAGTGGCGACAACAGCGGTGGGGGCGGCGGCAGCGGTGGGGGCGACGGCGCCTTCACGCTCACCCCTCCCGAGCCGGTCGCGGCCGTGCCCCGGGAGAAGGCGGGCGGGCTGGTGCCGGTCGAGGAGTCCGTGCGGACGGACATGGCCCGCAAGGCCGAGGAGTACGTACGGGGGCTCGCCGCCCTCGACGCCCGCTCCCCGGAGTTCGCGGGCCGGGTCGGGGAGATCACCTCGCTCGGCGCGGGCGAGATGCGGACCGCCGCCGCGCAGTCCAACCGGATGCTGGAGCGGACCGTGCGCAGTCTGCCGGGCAAGGGCGGGGACGCGCAGTCGCAGGTCGCGGGCTCGCTCGTCGAACTCCGGCGGGTGGTCGAGGACTTGGACCCGCGTGATCTGCCGGCGAGCAAGGGCCGCAGGTTCCTGTCCCGGCTGCCGGGCGGCAACAAGCTGCGCGACCACGTCGCCAAGTACGCCTCCGCGCAAGGCACGTTGAACAAGATCGTGGGCTCCCTGCGCGGCGGGCAGGACGAACTGCGACGCGACAACGCCGCGTTGCAGACCGAGCGGGTCCGGCTGTGGGAGACCATGGGCAAGCTCCAGGAGTACGTCGTCCTGACGGAGTCCCTGGACACGGCCGTCGAGGCCCACATCCGGACGTACGACGACGGTCTCGGCGGGACCGACCCTCAGCGGGGCGACACCCTGCGCGCCGACGTGCTCTTCCCCGTCCGGCAGAAGCACCAGGACCTGCTCACCCAACTGGCCGTCTGCGCCCAGGGATACCTGGCCATGGACGTCGTACGGCGCAACAACGAGGAGCTGATCAAGGGCGTCGACCGGGCCGCCACGACCACGGTCTCGGCGCTGCGCATCTCCGTGATGCTGGCCTCCGCCCTCGACAACCAGAAGAAGGTCGTCGACCAGGTCAACGCGTTGCGCGGGACGACCGAGGATCTGATCCGGGGCAACGCGGAGATGCTCTCCACCCAGAGCGGCGAGATCCAGCGCATCGCCGCCGACCCGGCGGTCGGCGCGGAGACGCTCCGCTCGGCCTTCCAGCAGATCTACCGCACCCTCGACGCCATCGACACCTACAAGGTGCGGGCCACCGAGACCATGGCCGCGACCGTCGAGTCCCTGACCTCCGAACTCCAGAGCGCCACACGGTACTTGGAGAGGAGCCGGAACCAGGGAGCGCTGGAAGGGGGTGGCCTCGCATGA